One Candidatus Micrarchaeota archaeon genomic window, AGGTTTGTTGAAAAATATGGTGATAATACTAAGATAAAACCATTAAGGTTCTATGGTCAAGAAGTATTACCTCCAACCTACGCTATGGCTAAGATGAATACGTTTATTCATCAGATGAGCGCAGATATAGCATTAGGAGACACTATGAATAGACCTGCTTTTCTAAGTCAATCTGGTGCTTTAAAGAAATTTGATATTGTTCTTGCAAATCCGATGTGGAATCAAGATTTTTCTCAGAATACTTACGAAAACGATACATATAATCGCTTTGTATTTGGATATCCACAATCAAGCAGTGCTGATTGGGGCTGGGTTCAACACATGTTTGCTTCTCTAAATAATAAAGGCAGAATGGCAGTTGTCCTTGATACCGGTGCAGTTTCAAGAGGTTCTGGGAACGAAGGTTCAAGTCGAGAAAGAGATATAAGAAAGGGATTTGTTGAGAGAGATCTGATAGAGGCAGTCATCTTGATGCCAGAAAACTTATTCTATAATACGCCTTCGGCAGGAATAATCCTTATTATAAATAAAGACAAAAAGTTTAAAAATAAAATTTTACTAATAAACGCTTCAAAACTTCTGGAAAAAAGGAGACCCAAAAACTTTATCCCTGAAAATGAGATTTTACACATTTCTAATATTTATAAAAAATTCAAAGTTGAAGATAGCATAAGTAAAATAGTTTCAAATGGAGATTTGGCAAAGAATGATTACAATATAAGCCCTTCCAGATATATTTCACAAAATGGTAATGACAAAGTTCTACCTTTGGATGAAGCAGTTACATTATTGAAAGCCGCAGAAGAAGAAAGGAAACATGCCGATAAGAATTTGAACAACGTGTTTGAACAAATGGGATTTGAGGTATAGCATATGGATACTAAATATAAAGAAACTGAAATTGGACTTGTACCAAAAGAATGGAATATTGTTAGATTAGGTGATATAGTTCATATTTTGGATAAGAAAAGAGTTCCTTTAAGTGAAGATATAAGAGAAAAGAGGAGGGGAATATATCCTTATTGTGGTGCAAATGGTATAATAGACAACATAAATGA contains:
- a CDS encoding SAM-dependent DNA methyltransferase; the protein is MLDIKTLENWLWDAACKIRGEIDAPKYKDYILPLIFLKRLSDVYEDDVAKLTKEYGDIKTSEELIEEDHSLVWFYLPKKTRWSFIIKQTTKLGETLTDAVRSITKENPKLQGVIDIVDFNATTAGQRIISDEKLRLLIDTLDKHRLGLNDVEPDILGRAYEYLLRKFAEGSGQSAGEFYTPGEVAILMANIVDPEQGNEVYDPCLGSAGLLIKCHLRFVEKYGDNTKIKPLRFYGQEVLPPTYAMAKMNTFIHQMSADIALGDTMNRPAFLSQSGALKKFDIVLANPMWNQDFSQNTYENDTYNRFVFGYPQSSSADWGWVQHMFASLNNKGRMAVVLDTGAVSRGSGNEGSSRERDIRKGFVERDLIEAVILMPENLFYNTPSAGIILIINKDKKFKNKILLINASKLLEKRRPKNFIPENEILHISNIYKKFKVEDSISKIVSNGDLAKNDYNISPSRYISQNGNDKVLPLDEAVTLLKAAEEERKHADKNLNNVFEQMGFEV